One genomic segment of Photobacterium sp. DA100 includes these proteins:
- the cysI gene encoding assimilatory sulfite reductase (NADPH) hemoprotein subunit, whose product MSEQKLSDNERLKRESNFLRGTIVKDLNDRITGGFTADNFQLIRFHGMYQQDDRDIRAERAKQKLEPLHNVMLRARMPGGVITPKQWLAIDKFAEEHSLYGSIRLTTRQTFQFHGVLKPNIKLMHQTLNKIGIDSIATAGDVNRNVLCTTNPVESELHQQAYEWAKKISEHLLPKTRAYAEIWLDGERLESTDEEPILGSTYLPRKFKTTVVIPPQNDVDVHANDLNFVAIAEQGQLVGFNVLVGGGLAMTHGDKATYPRKADDFGFVPLEKTLDVAAAVVTTQRDWGNRSNRKNAKTKYTLDRVGVDVFKAEVEKRAGIVFAPSRPYEFTERGDRIGWVEGIDGKHHLTLFIENGRLLDFPGKPLKTGVAEIAKVHKGDFRMTANQNLIVAGVPAGEKGRIEKIARDHGLIDDGVSEQRKNAMACVSLPTCPLAMAEAERFLPEFVTDIEQLLEKYGLPKDDNIILRVTGCPNGCGRAMLAEVGLVGKAPGRYNLHLGGNRNGTRIPKMYRENITVEQILSELDSLVGRWAKEREAGEDFGDFTIRAGIIEPVLVSKRDFYA is encoded by the coding sequence ATGAGCGAGCAAAAACTGTCGGATAACGAACGCCTCAAGCGTGAAAGTAACTTCTTGCGTGGCACCATTGTTAAAGATTTGAATGATCGGATCACCGGTGGTTTCACCGCGGATAATTTCCAGCTGATCCGTTTTCACGGGATGTACCAGCAAGACGATCGCGATATCCGCGCCGAGCGCGCCAAGCAGAAACTGGAGCCGCTGCACAATGTGATGCTGCGGGCCCGGATGCCGGGGGGGGTGATCACCCCCAAGCAGTGGCTGGCGATTGATAAGTTTGCCGAGGAGCATTCGCTGTATGGCAGTATCCGTTTGACCACCCGCCAGACGTTCCAGTTCCATGGCGTGCTAAAGCCAAATATCAAGCTGATGCACCAGACCCTGAACAAGATCGGGATTGATTCAATCGCGACGGCGGGGGATGTGAACCGCAATGTGCTGTGTACTACCAACCCGGTGGAGTCCGAACTTCACCAGCAGGCGTATGAGTGGGCGAAAAAAATCAGTGAGCACCTGCTGCCGAAAACTCGCGCCTATGCCGAGATTTGGCTGGATGGTGAAAGGCTGGAGAGTACGGACGAAGAGCCTATTTTGGGTAGCACGTATCTGCCGAGGAAGTTCAAGACCACCGTGGTGATCCCGCCGCAAAACGATGTCGATGTCCATGCCAATGATCTGAACTTTGTCGCGATTGCCGAACAGGGGCAGTTGGTTGGCTTCAATGTGTTGGTGGGCGGCGGGCTGGCCATGACCCACGGCGACAAGGCAACCTATCCACGCAAGGCCGATGACTTTGGCTTTGTGCCGCTGGAGAAAACTCTGGATGTGGCGGCGGCGGTGGTGACGACCCAGCGAGATTGGGGTAACCGCTCTAACCGTAAGAACGCCAAGACCAAATACACTCTGGATCGGGTCGGTGTCGATGTGTTCAAGGCCGAGGTCGAGAAACGGGCCGGGATTGTTTTTGCCCCAAGCCGCCCTTATGAGTTTACCGAACGCGGTGATCGTATTGGCTGGGTGGAAGGGATTGATGGCAAGCATCACCTGACGTTGTTTATTGAAAATGGCCGTTTGCTGGATTTTCCGGGTAAGCCTTTGAAAACAGGAGTGGCGGAGATCGCGAAAGTCCATAAAGGTGATTTTCGTATGACCGCTAATCAGAATTTGATTGTTGCCGGCGTGCCGGCTGGTGAGAAAGGTAGGATCGAAAAGATCGCTCGCGATCACGGGCTGATCGATGATGGTGTGTCCGAGCAGCGGAAAAATGCCATGGCGTGTGTTTCGCTGCCAACTTGTCCATTAGCGATGGCCGAAGCTGAACGCTTCCTGCCGGAGTTTGTCACTGACATTGAACAGCTGCTGGAAAAGTACGGCCTGCCGAAGGATGACAATATCATCTTGCGTGTCACCGGTTGCCCGAATGGTTGTGGCCGGGCCATGTTGGCCGAAGTGGGATTGGTCGGTAAGGCTCCAGGTCGCTACAACTTGCACCTTGGCGGCAATCGAAATGGTACCCGCATCCCGAAAATGTATCGTGAAAATATTACGGTCGAGCAAATTCTTTCCGAGCTGGACAGTCTGGTTGGCCGTTGGGCCAAGGAGCGAGAAGCCGGGGAAGATTTTGGTGACTTCACCATCCGTGCCGGAATTATTGAGCCGGTACTTGTTTCAAAGAGGGATTTCTATGCCTGA
- a CDS encoding assimilatory sulfite reductase (NADPH) flavoprotein subunit has protein sequence MLLKELSALASPLNDQQIGQLQQAAAELSPQQLAWISGYFWGLSQTQGAGQVQPAQAPALATRSQPAGKLTIIYASQTGNAKGVAEQLKQEADAKGIEAELYAAGDYKGKNLAKETHVIIVASTHGEGEAPDDAVELHEFLQSKKAPKLPDLQYAVVGLGDSSYEFFCQTAKDFDAFLSKQGATAFLPRLDCDVDYESAATAWLDEALGKVEKALKSDHGSGEADVVQLPLGQAAPAVSVYNKKNPFPAALLTSQKITGRQSGKDVRHVEIDLEGSGLTYQPGDALGVWYDNDPALAEAILAKVGLAADEQVEVDGESVALREALIKHYEITLSNPQLVAKYAEHSGSKKLAKLVEDKDKLREYAGNTQIIDVLGEKKAALSAQQLLGLLRRLTPRLYSIASSQEEVGEEVHLTVGLVEYQKGEETRQGGASSYLAQRLEEGDGVRVFVEPNNHFKLPEDDATPVIMVGPGTGIAPFRAFVQERDNRGAEGKNWLFFGDRTFTEDFLYQVEWQKYLKSGVVNRIDVAFSRDQAEKVYVQHRLLEHAAEVWQWLQDGAHIYVCGDATRMAKDVHDALITIVEQQGKQSREQAEQYLSELRKSKRYQKDVY, from the coding sequence ATGTTACTTAAGGAACTTTCAGCTCTGGCCAGCCCGCTTAATGATCAGCAAATAGGTCAACTTCAGCAGGCTGCCGCCGAGTTATCGCCACAACAGCTGGCGTGGATCAGTGGTTATTTTTGGGGGCTTAGCCAAACGCAGGGGGCCGGACAAGTTCAGCCGGCTCAGGCGCCGGCATTGGCAACTCGCAGTCAGCCTGCTGGTAAGCTAACGATTATTTATGCCTCCCAGACCGGCAATGCCAAGGGGGTTGCCGAGCAGCTGAAACAAGAGGCCGATGCCAAGGGGATTGAGGCGGAGCTTTATGCCGCAGGGGATTACAAGGGGAAAAACCTCGCCAAGGAAACCCATGTCATTATTGTGGCCTCCACCCATGGTGAGGGGGAAGCACCCGATGACGCTGTCGAGCTGCATGAATTCCTGCAATCGAAAAAGGCGCCTAAGCTGCCTGACCTTCAATACGCCGTGGTGGGCTTGGGCGACTCCAGTTATGAGTTCTTCTGCCAGACAGCCAAAGATTTTGATGCCTTTCTCAGCAAGCAAGGCGCGACCGCGTTTCTCCCCCGTCTAGACTGCGATGTGGATTACGAGTCGGCAGCGACCGCGTGGCTTGACGAAGCGCTGGGCAAAGTCGAGAAAGCCTTGAAATCGGATCACGGCTCCGGTGAAGCGGATGTAGTTCAGTTGCCGCTGGGCCAGGCTGCGCCGGCGGTATCGGTTTACAACAAGAAGAACCCGTTCCCGGCCGCGCTGCTGACCAGCCAGAAAATTACCGGCCGGCAGTCGGGGAAGGATGTCCGCCATGTAGAAATTGATCTTGAAGGGTCGGGGCTGACCTATCAGCCTGGCGACGCTCTGGGGGTGTGGTATGACAATGATCCCGCCCTTGCCGAGGCGATTTTGGCCAAAGTTGGTCTCGCCGCTGATGAGCAGGTTGAGGTCGATGGTGAGTCGGTGGCGCTGCGCGAGGCCCTGATCAAACACTATGAGATCACGCTGTCTAATCCACAGCTGGTGGCCAAATATGCTGAACACTCTGGCAGTAAAAAGTTGGCCAAGCTGGTCGAGGACAAAGACAAGCTACGGGAGTATGCCGGTAATACCCAAATTATCGATGTGCTGGGTGAGAAAAAAGCAGCTCTGAGTGCCCAGCAACTGCTTGGCTTGCTGCGTCGTTTGACCCCACGCCTGTACTCGATTGCTTCGAGCCAGGAGGAAGTCGGAGAGGAAGTCCACCTGACCGTTGGGCTGGTGGAGTACCAAAAAGGGGAGGAAACCCGTCAGGGCGGGGCCTCCAGCTATCTGGCCCAGCGCCTGGAAGAAGGTGACGGTGTCAGGGTATTTGTTGAACCTAACAACCATTTCAAGCTGCCGGAAGATGATGCGACACCGGTGATCATGGTCGGTCCGGGAACAGGTATCGCGCCGTTTCGAGCCTTTGTCCAGGAGCGCGATAACCGCGGCGCAGAAGGCAAGAACTGGCTGTTCTTTGGCGACCGTACCTTCACCGAAGATTTCCTTTATCAGGTGGAATGGCAGAAGTACCTAAAGTCCGGTGTAGTTAACCGGATTGACGTGGCATTTAGTCGCGATCAGGCCGAGAAGGTTTACGTCCAGCACCGCCTGCTAGAACATGCGGCCGAGGTGTGGCAGTGGCTGCAGGATGGTGCCCATATTTATGTCTGTGGGGACGCCACCCGAATGGCTAAAGATGTCCACGACGCGCTGATCACCATTGTCGAACAGCAGGGTAAACAGAGCCGCGAGCAGGCCGAGCAATATTTGAGTGAACTACGCAAGAGCAAGCGTTATCAGAAGGATGTGTACTAA
- a CDS encoding TIGR04219 family outer membrane beta-barrel protein, with protein sequence MKKLALSAVAAAVALSAVAPAQAATLFGVKVGADAWFNDAKVNDSRSESDSNTSGSYYVAFEHFVPLVPNFRLRYTDVDNGIVSFGQTEYTAYYEILDNDAVAFDLGVTMTKFNSGKFGDENFSEWQPNLYGNVELGIPMTPLSLFGDLNFGNYDSTSTVDGQAGVKWSIPLVAADLNLRAGYRVMDYDFDFIKGDAEFFADGWFIGAEIDI encoded by the coding sequence ATGAAAAAATTAGCGCTTTCTGCGGTAGCCGCTGCTGTCGCACTGTCTGCGGTAGCACCTGCCCAGGCTGCAACGCTTTTTGGGGTAAAAGTCGGTGCTGATGCTTGGTTCAACGACGCCAAGGTTAACGATAGCCGTAGCGAGTCAGACAGCAATACGTCGGGCTCTTACTATGTGGCATTTGAGCACTTCGTTCCTTTGGTGCCGAACTTCCGCCTTCGTTACACCGATGTCGATAATGGCATTGTGTCGTTCGGCCAAACGGAATACACCGCCTATTACGAAATCCTGGATAACGATGCCGTTGCGTTCGATCTTGGTGTGACCATGACCAAGTTCAACTCGGGCAAGTTCGGTGATGAGAACTTCAGCGAGTGGCAGCCAAACCTCTACGGTAATGTTGAGCTGGGCATTCCTATGACGCCGCTATCTCTGTTCGGTGATCTGAATTTCGGCAACTACGACAGCACCAGCACGGTAGACGGTCAGGCGGGCGTGAAGTGGAGTATCCCGCTAGTTGCCGCAGATCTGAACCTGCGTGCGGGCTACCGTGTGATGGACTATGACTTCGACTTTATCAAAGGCGACGCTGAGTTCTTCGCCGATGGCTGGTTTATCGGTGCCGAAATCGATATCTAA
- the pspG gene encoding envelope stress response protein PspG produces MIEFLFLLVFAVVLVCTGVSILGMALAVAAGFVVMAVAGMIGVMFKLLPWLLLIAVVVWLYREHKAEQAHRKRHYR; encoded by the coding sequence ATGATCGAGTTTTTATTTTTGCTGGTGTTTGCCGTGGTATTGGTCTGTACTGGCGTGAGTATTTTGGGGATGGCGTTGGCGGTTGCCGCTGGGTTTGTGGTGATGGCAGTCGCAGGCATGATTGGGGTGATGTTCAAATTGCTGCCTTGGCTGTTGCTGATTGCGGTCGTGGTATGGCTCTACCGCGAGCACAAGGCCGAGCAAGCCCACAGAAAACGTCACTACCGCTGA
- the dusA gene encoding tRNA dihydrouridine(20/20a) synthase DusA: MNEQSNNEQTQLGQYPDCRLSIAPMLDWTDRHCRYFHRLISERTQLYTEMVTTGAIIHGKGDYLAYNEEEHPLVLQLGGSNPADLAQCAKLAAERGYDEINLNVGCPSDRVQNGRFGACLMGEADLVAQCVSAMREVVDIPVSVKTRIGIDDQDSYEFLTDFIRIVSEKGGCEDFTIHARKAWLSGLSPKENREIPPLDYPRVYQLKQDFPHLTMGINGGVKTMAEIEAHLQYMDGVMVGREAYQNPYLLADVDQRLYGSDKPVKKRREIVEAMFPYIERELAKGTYLNHISRHMLGLFQNMPGARQWRRHISENAHKPGSGIEVLEQAMAKIPAHLDV; the protein is encoded by the coding sequence ATGAACGAACAGTCCAACAATGAGCAAACACAGCTGGGCCAGTACCCGGACTGTCGTTTATCTATTGCCCCTATGCTCGATTGGACCGACCGTCATTGCCGTTATTTCCATCGCCTGATCAGTGAGCGTACCCAGCTTTATACCGAAATGGTGACGACCGGTGCCATTATCCACGGTAAGGGCGATTACTTGGCTTACAACGAAGAAGAGCACCCACTGGTACTGCAGTTGGGTGGCTCAAACCCGGCCGATCTCGCGCAGTGCGCGAAGCTGGCGGCAGAGCGTGGCTATGATGAGATCAACCTCAATGTGGGGTGTCCGTCTGATCGTGTCCAAAATGGTCGCTTCGGTGCTTGCCTGATGGGGGAGGCCGACTTGGTGGCGCAGTGCGTTTCGGCGATGCGCGAAGTGGTGGATATCCCGGTATCGGTGAAAACGCGTATTGGTATTGATGACCAGGACTCGTATGAGTTCTTGACCGACTTCATTCGCATTGTTAGCGAAAAAGGCGGCTGTGAGGACTTTACTATCCACGCACGCAAGGCGTGGTTGAGTGGTTTGAGTCCGAAAGAAAACCGTGAGATCCCCCCTCTGGATTACCCGCGTGTATACCAGCTGAAACAAGATTTTCCGCACCTGACGATGGGGATCAATGGTGGGGTGAAAACCATGGCGGAAATCGAGGCGCACCTGCAGTATATGGACGGCGTTATGGTTGGCCGCGAGGCTTACCAAAATCCTTACTTGCTGGCTGACGTTGATCAGCGCCTGTATGGCTCAGACAAACCGGTGAAAAAGCGCCGCGAGATTGTTGAGGCCATGTTCCCGTATATCGAACGTGAACTGGCCAAAGGTACTTACCTGAACCATATCAGCCGCCATATGCTGGGTTTGTTCCAGAATATGCCAGGGGCACGTCAGTGGCGCCGTCATATCAGTGAAAATGCCCATAAGCCAGGCTCGGGGATCGAGGTATTGGAGCAGGCTATGGCGAAGATCCCAGCCCATCTTGATGTTTAA
- the zur gene encoding zinc uptake transcriptional repressor Zur yields the protein MANKGQLLATAQQLCEQRGVRLTPQRLKVLALIIEHHSSISAYELLDLLRESEPQAKPPTVYRALDFLLAQGFVHKVESTNSYIACCLLGHADHCSQLLICSQCGNVEECHDEELAKLLRQRAEQRGFEVTNHVVESHGVCQHCKNK from the coding sequence ATGGCAAATAAAGGTCAGTTGCTGGCAACCGCCCAGCAGCTCTGTGAGCAACGAGGAGTAAGACTGACGCCTCAAAGACTGAAAGTTCTGGCTCTGATCATTGAGCACCACAGCTCCATCAGTGCCTATGAGCTATTGGATTTGCTGCGAGAAAGCGAACCACAAGCCAAACCTCCGACGGTCTACCGAGCGCTGGACTTTCTCCTTGCCCAAGGCTTTGTGCATAAAGTCGAGTCGACCAACAGCTATATTGCCTGTTGCTTACTGGGCCATGCAGATCACTGTTCCCAGCTTCTCATTTGCAGCCAGTGCGGTAACGTCGAAGAGTGCCATGACGAGGAACTAGCCAAACTCCTTCGCCAGCGTGCCGAGCAACGAGGCTTTGAGGTCACTAACCATGTCGTAGAAAGCCATGGTGTTTGCCAGCATTGTAAAAACAAGTAA
- a CDS encoding chemotaxis protein CheX produces the protein MRAEFVNPFLASLLNVLKTMASMELAPQKPRLKKDEVARGDVSGLIGMVGPKTRGSMSITFDEGLALEIMQRMLGERPHSINEEVTDMVGEITNMVTGGAKRILAEKGYEFDMATPAVVSGRGHTITHKCDGAIIIMPFDSEYGKAFIEICFDG, from the coding sequence ATGCGCGCAGAATTCGTAAACCCTTTCTTGGCGTCACTTTTGAATGTTCTCAAAACCATGGCGTCAATGGAGCTGGCTCCACAGAAACCCCGTCTTAAAAAAGATGAGGTCGCCAGAGGCGATGTTTCCGGCTTAATAGGTATGGTAGGCCCGAAAACCAGGGGATCGATGTCAATCACTTTCGATGAGGGGCTCGCGCTGGAAATAATGCAGAGAATGCTGGGCGAGCGCCCGCATAGTATTAATGAGGAAGTCACTGATATGGTGGGTGAAATCACCAATATGGTGACCGGAGGTGCCAAGCGCATCTTGGCCGAGAAAGGCTATGAATTCGATATGGCAACCCCTGCCGTCGTTTCCGGCCGCGGCCATACCATTACTCACAAGTGCGACGGCGCTATCATTATCATGCCGTTCGACTCTGAATACGGTAAAGCCTTTATCGAAATATGCTTTGACGGCTAG
- a CDS encoding cold-shock protein yields MNKLTGTVKWFNDEKGFGFISGADGKDVFVHFSAIQAQGRRTLHEGQSVEFIVTDGQKGPQASEVVALS; encoded by the coding sequence ATGAACAAACTGACTGGAACCGTAAAATGGTTCAACGATGAAAAGGGCTTTGGCTTTATCTCTGGTGCTGATGGCAAAGATGTATTCGTCCACTTCAGTGCTATTCAGGCTCAGGGCCGTCGCACCCTACATGAAGGTCAAAGTGTTGAGTTTATCGTGACAGATGGTCAGAAAGGTCCACAAGCTAGCGAAGTTGTTGCGCTGTCTTAA
- the pgi gene encoding glucose-6-phosphate isomerase — protein MLKNINPTQTEAWKALTAHFENAQDLQLSELFASDSERFNKFSANFGDDILLDFSKNLITEETMGKLFALAEQTEVKAAIADLFSGEKINKTENRAVLHSALRNRSNTPIMVDGEDVMPNVNAVLEKMKAFTARIVDGEWKGYTGKEITDVVNIGIGGSDLGPYMVTEALVPYKTRLNMHFVSNVDGTHIAETLKGLNPETTLFLIASKTFTTQETMTNAHSARDWFLAAAGEQGHVAKHFAALSTNAQSVADFGIDTDNMFEFWDWVGGRYSLCSAIGLSISLAIGFDNFVELLDGAHAMDKHFAEAPLEQNLPVILALIGIWYNNFHGAESEAILPYDQYLHRFAAYFQQGNMESNGKCVDRGGNPIDYQTGPIIWGEPGTNGQHAFYQLIHQGTKLIPCDFIAPAISHNPLSDHHPKLMANFFAQTEALAFGKTKEQVEAEFLAAGKTLEEVAELVPFKVFDGNRPTNSILVKQVTPSVLGSLIALYEHKIFTQGVIWNIYSFDQWGVELGKQLANKILPELGGDEAIASHDSSTNGLINAFKQWRQ, from the coding sequence ATGTTGAAAAACATCAATCCAACCCAAACTGAGGCGTGGAAAGCGCTAACGGCACACTTTGAAAATGCACAGGACCTTCAGCTAAGCGAGCTTTTTGCCAGCGACAGCGAGCGTTTCAATAAGTTTTCGGCCAACTTCGGCGATGACATCCTACTGGATTTCTCCAAGAACCTGATCACTGAAGAAACCATGGGTAAGCTGTTCGCTTTGGCTGAGCAGACAGAAGTCAAAGCGGCGATTGCCGATCTGTTCAGCGGCGAGAAAATCAATAAGACTGAAAACCGCGCGGTGCTGCACTCGGCACTTCGTAACCGCAGTAATACGCCAATCATGGTTGACGGCGAAGATGTGATGCCAAACGTCAATGCGGTACTGGAAAAGATGAAAGCTTTCACTGCGCGTATTGTTGACGGTGAGTGGAAAGGTTACACCGGCAAAGAAATCACCGATGTTGTGAACATCGGTATCGGCGGCTCGGATCTTGGCCCATACATGGTGACAGAAGCTCTGGTGCCATACAAAACTCGCCTGAACATGCACTTCGTATCGAACGTTGACGGCACCCACATTGCCGAGACCCTTAAAGGTCTTAACCCTGAAACGACCTTGTTCCTGATTGCGTCTAAGACCTTCACCACGCAAGAAACTATGACCAACGCCCATTCGGCACGTGATTGGTTCCTGGCTGCTGCGGGCGAGCAGGGCCATGTTGCCAAGCACTTCGCAGCATTGTCGACCAACGCCCAGTCTGTGGCGGACTTCGGCATCGACACCGATAACATGTTCGAGTTCTGGGACTGGGTTGGTGGTCGTTACTCTCTATGTTCGGCCATCGGCCTGTCTATCAGCCTAGCAATCGGCTTCGATAACTTCGTTGAGCTGCTTGACGGTGCCCATGCGATGGACAAGCACTTTGCTGAAGCGCCGCTTGAGCAGAACCTGCCAGTGATCCTTGCCTTGATCGGTATTTGGTACAACAACTTCCATGGCGCCGAGTCTGAGGCTATCCTGCCTTATGATCAGTACCTGCACCGCTTTGCGGCTTACTTCCAGCAGGGCAACATGGAATCAAACGGTAAGTGCGTTGACCGTGGTGGTAACCCGATCGATTACCAAACTGGCCCAATTATCTGGGGCGAACCTGGTACCAATGGCCAGCACGCCTTCTACCAGTTGATCCACCAGGGAACCAAGCTGATCCCATGTGACTTCATTGCACCGGCCATCAGCCACAACCCACTTAGCGACCACCATCCAAAACTGATGGCCAACTTCTTTGCCCAGACTGAAGCATTGGCCTTCGGCAAAACCAAAGAGCAGGTTGAAGCGGAATTCCTAGCGGCAGGAAAAACGCTGGAAGAGGTCGCTGAACTGGTACCATTCAAGGTCTTTGACGGTAACCGCCCGACTAACTCCATTTTGGTCAAGCAGGTTACGCCATCGGTATTGGGTTCTCTGATCGCGCTGTATGAGCACAAAATCTTTACTCAAGGTGTGATTTGGAATATCTACAGTTTTGATCAGTGGGGTGTTGAGCTGGGTAAACAGCTAGCGAACAAGATCCTACCTGAGCTTGGTGGTGATGAGGCTATCGCGAGCCACGATAGCTCGACTAACGGTCTGATCAACGCATTCAAACAGTGGCGCCAGTAA
- a CDS encoding secondary thiamine-phosphate synthase enzyme YjbQ, producing the protein MWYQKTIQLRSRARGFHLITDEIEQQIPELAQLNIGLAHLFIQHTSASLTLNENADPTVRSDMEAHFNHVAPERAPYYQHTYEGDDDMPAHIKASMLGNSVSIPISKGRLALGTWQGIYLGEHRDHGGNRRVVITLQGV; encoded by the coding sequence ATGTGGTACCAAAAAACAATCCAGCTTCGCTCACGCGCCCGAGGCTTTCACCTGATCACCGATGAAATTGAACAACAAATTCCAGAGTTAGCCCAGCTCAATATCGGTCTCGCCCACCTCTTTATCCAGCATACCTCGGCCAGCCTGACCCTCAACGAAAATGCCGATCCGACAGTGCGCAGTGATATGGAGGCCCACTTCAACCACGTCGCACCAGAGCGCGCGCCCTACTACCAGCATACCTATGAGGGCGATGACGATATGCCGGCCCATATCAAGGCATCAATGCTGGGAAACAGTGTCAGTATACCAATCAGCAAGGGGCGGCTGGCTCTGGGCACCTGGCAGGGAATTTACCTTGGCGAGCACCGTGACCACGGTGGCAACCGTCGAGTGGTGATCACCCTGCAGGGGGTGTAA
- a CDS encoding BamA/TamA family outer membrane protein — protein sequence MTRIFKAAAMIAAFSCSTTSWADSWPSWTPETAFVPFAFSTDAMGISVGMAGLLKGAGQPQAALLGAGVYSQKGTWLTYLGASNYILSQDSRWLFGAELFDASYQQFDYYLGEASSNDSTVDDKVVADAKEFQYRLSMRYVLPLGAGETQGLRAALMPVRRLTGHTPWQSGVSSLELRPFYQRREFDELPTSHIEPGGFSEAEEVWGLETRFDWDNRNNTRNPTEGSQSQFSVMVDPGSSDRASWWKWAFEQSWFWSFGNLGDLFDQQVLALNMYTADIPSWNSTEQVNGSDVFRRPPAYAGNRLGGLYRLRSFSGGRFVDRAALSYSMEYRVMPDWQPLEDWPVFEWYDVPWWQWVAFVDVGRVADEYDLAELHRDMKWSVGGAVRFQVEGIVVRTEMAWGSEDSLFRVMINQPF from the coding sequence ATGACAAGAATTTTCAAAGCCGCAGCAATGATTGCGGCTTTTTCATGCTCAACCACCAGCTGGGCCGATAGCTGGCCTTCATGGACGCCCGAAACGGCCTTTGTCCCCTTTGCCTTCTCGACCGATGCCATGGGTATTTCGGTCGGTATGGCCGGTTTGCTCAAAGGCGCGGGTCAGCCCCAAGCCGCCCTGCTGGGGGCAGGGGTGTACAGCCAAAAAGGTACCTGGCTGACCTATCTCGGTGCCAGCAACTATATTCTCAGCCAGGACAGCCGCTGGCTCTTTGGCGCCGAGCTGTTCGATGCCAGTTATCAGCAGTTCGACTATTACCTCGGTGAAGCTTCTAGCAATGACTCCACGGTTGACGACAAGGTTGTAGCCGATGCCAAGGAGTTCCAATACCGCTTATCCATGCGTTATGTGCTGCCATTGGGGGCTGGGGAAACTCAGGGACTCAGGGCGGCGTTGATGCCGGTTCGCCGTCTGACTGGCCATACTCCGTGGCAGAGTGGCGTCAGCTCATTGGAGTTAAGGCCGTTTTACCAGAGGCGGGAATTCGACGAGCTACCGACCTCGCACATTGAGCCGGGCGGCTTCAGCGAGGCCGAAGAAGTATGGGGGCTGGAGACCCGCTTTGACTGGGATAACCGCAACAACACCCGCAATCCGACCGAAGGGAGCCAAAGTCAGTTCTCGGTGATGGTCGATCCCGGCAGCAGTGATCGTGCCAGCTGGTGGAAGTGGGCGTTTGAGCAGAGTTGGTTCTGGTCGTTCGGTAACCTGGGCGATTTGTTCGACCAGCAGGTACTGGCATTGAACATGTATACGGCGGATATTCCCAGCTGGAACAGCACAGAGCAGGTCAATGGCAGTGACGTGTTCCGTCGTCCACCGGCCTATGCGGGCAACCGCCTGGGCGGCTTGTATCGGCTGCGTAGCTTTTCCGGTGGCCGCTTTGTCGATCGGGCGGCCTTGAGCTACAGCATGGAATACCGGGTGATGCCTGACTGGCAGCCGCTGGAAGATTGGCCGGTATTTGAATGGTACGATGTGCCATGGTGGCAGTGGGTGGCTTTTGTTGATGTCGGCCGGGTGGCCGATGAGTACGATTTGGCCGAATTGCACCGTGATATGAAATGGAGCGTCGGTGGTGCCGTGCGTTTCCAGGTCGAAGGGATCGTGGTACGAACCGAAATGGCCTGGGGCAGTGAGGACAGCTTGTTCCGGGTTATGATCAACCAGCCATTCTAG